The Mycolicibacterium flavescens genome has a segment encoding these proteins:
- the kstR_4 gene encoding TetR family transcriptional regulator: MSNSQSAPVPDDDVDPRRIRSRTRLLDAAATLLSTGGVEAVTIDAVTKASKVARTTLYRHFHSSSHLLAATFERLLPQVTTPAPTSGPLREQLIELLSRQAALFNDAPLHVTTLAWLSLGPTGSTNEADERHTSGALRARVVDQYRQPFDAILTSPRAQAELDDFDRELALCQLVGPLAFARMTGLRTITHNDCANIVDDFLAAHRKTDSDAKESKIATKKTGRPARLAR, from the coding sequence GTGAGCAACAGTCAGTCAGCGCCAGTCCCTGACGATGACGTGGACCCGCGGCGCATCCGGTCACGCACCCGGCTGCTGGATGCTGCGGCAACGCTACTGAGCACCGGTGGGGTGGAAGCGGTCACTATCGATGCCGTCACCAAAGCATCCAAAGTGGCCCGAACCACGCTGTACCGCCACTTCCACAGTTCGTCGCATCTGCTCGCAGCCACGTTCGAACGCCTACTTCCGCAAGTGACCACTCCGGCACCGACCAGCGGACCCCTCCGTGAGCAGCTGATCGAATTGCTCAGCCGCCAAGCCGCACTCTTCAACGACGCACCGCTGCATGTCACGACACTCGCGTGGCTCTCATTGGGGCCCACCGGCTCCACTAACGAAGCGGATGAGCGCCACACATCCGGGGCGCTACGGGCCCGAGTCGTTGACCAGTACCGTCAACCATTTGACGCCATACTCACCAGCCCGAGAGCACAAGCCGAACTCGACGACTTCGACCGGGAACTGGCCCTCTGCCAACTCGTCGGACCACTCGCCTTCGCCCGAATGACCGGGCTTCGCACCATCACTCACAATGACTGCGCGAACATCGTCGATGACTTCCTCGCCGCCCACCGCAAGACCGATAGCGACGCCAAAGAGTCGAAGATCGCCACCAAGAAGACGGGCCGCCCCGCGCGCTTAGCTCGCTAG
- a CDS encoding aromatic compounds catabolism protein, which translates to MVPKSVLPPERLPSHTTTCMGCGPDNPHGLRLVVHRSGDAVYTDVRFDERHIGAPGLAHGGAVAAACDDVLGFTLWIAGTPAVTRTLTVEYLRPVPLHQTHRITAHIVSREGRALHVTATGTGEGGIARFTASAVFIVVSPEHFAAHGDVSAFGDLLEQFSRRGGLDPGPS; encoded by the coding sequence ATGGTGCCCAAAAGCGTGTTGCCGCCGGAGCGGCTGCCCTCGCACACCACGACCTGCATGGGTTGCGGCCCGGACAACCCTCACGGACTGCGGCTAGTGGTGCATCGCAGCGGCGACGCGGTGTACACCGATGTGAGGTTCGACGAGCGGCATATCGGGGCCCCGGGCCTGGCTCACGGCGGGGCAGTGGCCGCCGCATGTGATGACGTCCTGGGCTTCACGTTGTGGATCGCCGGCACCCCGGCGGTGACCCGCACCCTGACGGTCGAATATTTGCGGCCGGTGCCGCTGCATCAGACCCACCGGATTACTGCCCACATCGTCTCTCGTGAAGGGCGGGCGCTGCATGTCACGGCGACAGGCACGGGTGAGGGTGGGATCGCCCGCTTCACCGCCAGTGCAGTGTTCATTGTCGTCAGCCCTGAGCACTTCGCCGCACACGGCGATGTCAGCGCTTTCGGCGATCTTCTGGAGCAGTTCTCGCGCCGCGGCGGTCTGGACCCGGGGCCGTCATGA
- the kstR_5 gene encoding TetR family transcriptional regulator — protein MTFPQARSRGKTLPSEANSVAAEKRAANASRSRASARRRETILDAALAVAAAGGYEAVQMRTVAERVGIAVGTLYRYFPAKTHLLVAALTREFRRLDSAGDWAGGEGTPLERLERLTAHLHDRWQRDPWLTTAMTRAFAVADTRAAAELDRAADEIQILLARTLRGGEPTPADLHVAGVISDIWLANLVAFSGDRATAADTRERIDRATRRVVTNAARPTANR, from the coding sequence ATGACTTTCCCTCAGGCGCGCAGCCGCGGGAAAACCCTGCCTTCGGAAGCGAACTCGGTCGCTGCAGAGAAGCGGGCCGCTAACGCGTCGCGTTCACGCGCCTCCGCACGGCGCCGGGAAACGATTCTGGATGCAGCTTTGGCCGTGGCCGCGGCCGGTGGTTACGAGGCGGTTCAGATGCGGACGGTTGCCGAGCGGGTCGGCATCGCCGTCGGCACGCTTTACCGCTATTTCCCGGCGAAAACCCACTTGCTGGTAGCAGCGCTGACGCGCGAGTTCCGTCGACTCGACTCGGCCGGCGACTGGGCGGGTGGTGAGGGCACACCGCTGGAACGGCTCGAACGGCTCACCGCACATCTGCATGACCGCTGGCAGCGCGACCCATGGCTGACGACGGCCATGACACGGGCCTTCGCCGTCGCAGACACCCGCGCCGCCGCGGAACTCGACCGCGCGGCCGATGAGATCCAGATCCTGCTAGCCCGCACGCTCAGGGGCGGCGAACCCACCCCCGCCGATCTGCACGTCGCTGGGGTCATCTCCGACATCTGGTTGGCCAACCTCGTGGCCTTCAGCGGCGACCGCGCGACAGCCGCCGACACCCGCGAGCGCATTGACCGAGCCACCAGGCGCGTCGTGACCAACGCTGCTCGGCCCACCGCCAACCGATAA
- the fgd1_3 gene encoding luciferase family protein, whose translation MSTYGLSVLGADLKSLAQTAQAADAAGFDAVWASEFYSRSGSISMAAMANSTQNCRIGSSILYGVGRSPLVLATEARDLDELSNGRLVLGIGNGTKRMMSDWHGVPDTSAPALRMEELVMLLRRIWNLHEGPIHHEGRFYRMNLTPTGDVGPPSRPIPIVTAGVRPRMCEAAGRVADGLAGHPLFTTTYVEEIVRPAIARGAAHTGRDPNDVEIISMVMCAIHDDAEVARRELAQQIAFYSSVKSYETVLDVNGFASEGRTIREAFAQRDFPAMFAAVSDEMIDTMGVAGTAHEVREQLRRYDGVLDHIMLYSPSVGIAAERVQQNLDSIIGECSPASMSPGQSGPRST comes from the coding sequence ATGAGCACCTACGGCCTGTCGGTTCTCGGCGCGGATTTGAAGTCACTGGCCCAGACCGCCCAGGCCGCCGACGCGGCCGGGTTCGACGCCGTATGGGCCTCGGAGTTCTACTCCCGGTCCGGATCGATCTCCATGGCCGCGATGGCCAACAGCACACAGAACTGCCGGATCGGTTCCTCCATTCTCTACGGCGTCGGCCGAAGCCCCCTGGTGCTGGCCACCGAGGCGCGTGATCTCGACGAACTCTCCAACGGACGGCTGGTACTCGGAATCGGCAACGGCACCAAACGGATGATGAGCGACTGGCACGGCGTGCCCGACACCTCCGCGCCCGCGCTGCGGATGGAAGAACTCGTGATGCTGCTGCGCCGGATCTGGAACCTGCATGAAGGGCCGATCCATCACGAGGGCCGTTTCTACAGAATGAATCTCACCCCGACCGGCGACGTGGGACCCCCCAGCCGGCCGATCCCGATCGTCACTGCCGGTGTCCGGCCCCGGATGTGCGAGGCGGCCGGGCGGGTGGCCGACGGCCTGGCCGGACATCCCCTGTTCACCACCACCTACGTCGAGGAGATCGTCCGGCCCGCTATCGCCCGGGGTGCCGCGCACACCGGCCGCGACCCCAATGACGTGGAAATCATTTCCATGGTGATGTGCGCCATCCACGACGACGCCGAGGTCGCCAGGCGCGAACTGGCGCAGCAGATTGCGTTCTACTCCTCGGTCAAATCCTACGAGACGGTACTCGATGTGAACGGATTCGCCAGCGAAGGCCGAACCATCCGGGAAGCATTCGCCCAGCGCGATTTCCCGGCGATGTTCGCCGCGGTGTCCGACGAGATGATCGACACCATGGGCGTCGCCGGGACGGCACACGAAGTCCGTGAACAACTGAGACGCTACGACGGCGTCCTCGACCACATCATGCTGTATTCACCATCGGTCGGCATCGCTGCGGAACGCGTGCAGCAAAACCTCGACAGCATCATCGGGGAATGCTCGCCCGCCTCGATGTCGCCAGGGCAGTCCGGTCCACGTTCAACCTGA
- the fadR_1 gene encoding TetR family transcriptional regulator — protein MRKIPRQISDRLPAAADLFAEKGLNDSKIEDVAAVTGVPKATLYYYFAGKEDILAFLLEDLLKDISDAVTAIVHTDGSGAERLALVIRAQLRAMAQRPAVCRALIGELGRAARMPAIAEMINTAYQQPVETLLIEGARDGSLVAQPDARSTSIALFGAVTINALMYLVTENHLDETVVASTLSAVMFDGLRPRTGDQS, from the coding sequence ATGCGCAAGATTCCACGTCAGATCTCTGACCGGCTTCCCGCCGCGGCGGACTTGTTCGCCGAGAAGGGGCTCAACGACTCCAAGATCGAAGACGTCGCCGCGGTGACCGGTGTGCCGAAAGCGACGCTGTACTACTACTTCGCCGGCAAAGAGGACATCCTTGCCTTCCTGCTCGAAGACCTCCTCAAGGACATCTCCGATGCCGTGACCGCGATCGTGCACACCGACGGCTCCGGTGCCGAACGCCTCGCACTTGTCATCCGCGCACAACTGCGGGCAATGGCGCAGCGGCCAGCGGTATGCCGGGCACTCATCGGCGAACTGGGACGAGCGGCCCGCATGCCTGCCATCGCCGAGATGATCAATACCGCCTACCAACAACCCGTTGAAACTCTGCTCATCGAAGGAGCCCGCGACGGATCCCTCGTCGCCCAGCCCGATGCACGATCGACGTCCATTGCGCTGTTCGGCGCGGTCACCATCAATGCACTCATGTACCTGGTCACCGAGAACCACCTCGACGAGACGGTGGTCGCCAGCACCCTCAGCGCCGTCATGTTCGACGGCCTGCGCCCGCGCACAGGAGACCAGTCATGA
- a CDS encoding cytochrome P450: MVSVQIRYDPFDASILNDPYPTYRLLRDAAPVYRAEESHTWVLSRHADVQAAALDHGTYSSVDGIFPTPPGSDFIGSFLPMMIVMDPPRHDQLRALVSRAFTPRRVAGLQGAITQMAAELFERLDEGSGSADFVTDFAAILPAAVIADLLGVPATDRDQFRLWSSQLVQVDVNHGQTTDALTAAAAIYAYFTDFLADRRKNPREDLMSALANATVDGIGLTDEEVLGFCALLLVAGYETTTNLLGNSAVVLAQHRQTRRRLAADRTLLGPAVEELLRYDSPAQGLSRTLTRDVTLHDTTMRQGEKVLLLFGSANRDERAFPDPDVFDIERTSEHQVAFGRGIHFCLGAALARMEARIALDALLDRVPDWEVDLESARRLRSGPIRGYTSLPITWTTPV; the protein is encoded by the coding sequence GTGGTCTCGGTGCAGATTCGTTACGACCCGTTCGACGCCTCGATCCTCAACGACCCCTATCCGACGTATCGGTTATTGCGTGACGCGGCTCCGGTGTACCGCGCCGAGGAATCCCATACCTGGGTGTTGAGCCGCCACGCCGATGTCCAGGCCGCAGCACTGGATCACGGCACGTACTCCTCGGTGGACGGCATCTTCCCCACCCCGCCGGGATCGGACTTCATCGGTTCGTTCCTGCCGATGATGATCGTGATGGACCCTCCGCGCCACGACCAGTTGCGTGCCCTGGTCAGCCGGGCGTTCACTCCCCGGCGGGTGGCCGGGCTGCAGGGCGCCATCACACAGATGGCCGCGGAGTTGTTCGAGCGCCTCGACGAGGGTTCCGGATCGGCGGACTTCGTGACCGACTTCGCCGCGATCCTGCCCGCCGCGGTGATCGCCGATCTGCTGGGCGTTCCCGCCACCGATCGTGATCAGTTCCGATTGTGGTCGAGCCAACTGGTCCAGGTCGACGTCAACCACGGACAAACCACCGACGCACTGACCGCCGCCGCCGCGATCTACGCCTACTTCACCGACTTCCTCGCCGACCGCCGCAAGAACCCCCGCGAGGACCTGATGTCGGCGTTGGCCAACGCCACAGTCGACGGGATCGGACTGACCGACGAGGAAGTCCTCGGCTTCTGCGCGCTGCTGCTCGTCGCGGGCTACGAGACCACCACCAATCTGCTGGGGAACTCCGCGGTCGTGCTGGCCCAGCATCGGCAAACCCGCCGACGCCTAGCCGCCGATCGAACACTGTTGGGGCCTGCGGTGGAAGAGTTGCTGCGTTACGACTCACCTGCACAGGGACTTTCACGAACCCTGACCCGCGACGTCACCCTGCACGACACGACGATGCGTCAAGGTGAGAAGGTGCTGCTGTTGTTCGGGTCGGCCAACCGCGACGAGCGTGCCTTCCCCGATCCGGACGTGTTCGACATCGAGCGCACCAGTGAGCACCAGGTCGCCTTCGGTCGCGGCATTCACTTCTGTCTGGGTGCGGCGCTGGCGCGGATGGAGGCCCGCATCGCTCTGGATGCATTGTTGGACCGGGTGCCTGACTGGGAGGTCGATCTTGAATCGGCGCGGCGGCTGCGGTCCGGGCCGATCCGGGGCTACACATCGCTGCCCATCACTTGGACCACACCGGTCTAG
- a CDS encoding thioesterase superfamily protein, producing the protein MVVAMTFAHFDEQIADQLLRSATTAGGLSTFLNFRHTELAAGRLVAEMETRAELLTPFGTLHGGCLSAMVDHCLGVVFYPVIPAGSWVATTEFKLNLLRPVSTGVCVAVTDIVSLGKRSGVARIDISNGDKAVCVAQGTVTIVNAAGNAQ; encoded by the coding sequence ATGGTGGTGGCAATGACATTCGCGCACTTCGATGAGCAGATCGCCGACCAGCTGCTCAGATCGGCGACCACAGCCGGTGGACTGTCGACGTTCCTGAACTTTCGGCACACCGAACTCGCCGCCGGTCGGCTGGTGGCAGAGATGGAAACCCGCGCCGAACTGCTCACACCCTTTGGCACCCTGCACGGCGGATGTCTATCGGCGATGGTCGACCACTGTCTCGGAGTCGTGTTCTACCCCGTCATTCCGGCCGGATCATGGGTCGCCACCACCGAATTCAAGCTGAACCTGCTGCGACCCGTGTCCACCGGTGTGTGTGTCGCCGTCACCGACATCGTGTCACTGGGCAAGCGCAGCGGAGTAGCGCGCATCGACATCAGCAACGGCGACAAAGCCGTCTGCGTAGCCCAGGGCACGGTCACGATCGTGAACGCCGCGGGCAACGCACAATGA
- the catD_1 gene encoding hydrolase or acyltransferase of alpha/beta superfamily has translation MTSAVQHRVRTQDGITLAADCYDHDDARPVVLLLHGGGQNRHAWSTSARRLHACGYTVVAYDTRGHGDSDWDPAGRYDLERLATDLLAVREHFSADIAPAVVGASLGGMTVLGTHLLTSGALWAAVVLVDVTPRLEFQGARRVVTFMAAHPDGFGTLTDAAEVIAAYNPHRSRPANVDGLRKVLRQRHDGRWIWRWDPAFIHSNFDFLRDESTTGTEQFDAISHLLIDGARRVSAPTLLVRGLLSDVVSQATVDEFQQLVPHAETVDVSGTGHMIAGDDNDAFSSAVTEFLGRSILQPPP, from the coding sequence ATGACCTCCGCCGTGCAGCATCGGGTCCGAACCCAGGACGGGATCACCCTGGCCGCCGACTGCTACGACCACGATGACGCCCGTCCCGTCGTGCTGCTCCTGCACGGCGGCGGCCAGAACCGGCACGCGTGGAGCACTTCAGCGCGTCGCCTCCACGCATGCGGATACACAGTCGTCGCCTACGACACCCGCGGTCACGGCGACAGCGACTGGGACCCCGCCGGCAGGTACGACCTCGAGCGACTCGCGACCGATCTGCTCGCCGTGCGTGAGCACTTCAGCGCGGATATCGCCCCTGCCGTCGTAGGTGCATCCCTTGGGGGCATGACCGTGCTCGGCACGCATCTGTTGACATCCGGGGCGTTGTGGGCGGCGGTTGTCCTGGTCGACGTCACCCCGCGGCTTGAATTCCAGGGCGCTCGTCGCGTAGTGACGTTCATGGCCGCACATCCCGACGGCTTTGGCACCCTCACCGACGCCGCCGAGGTGATCGCCGCGTACAACCCCCATCGCTCGCGCCCGGCCAACGTCGACGGCCTGCGCAAGGTGCTACGGCAGCGTCACGACGGCCGCTGGATCTGGCGGTGGGACCCGGCATTCATTCACTCCAACTTCGACTTCCTCCGCGACGAATCGACCACGGGAACGGAGCAATTCGACGCGATCAGCCACCTGCTGATCGACGGAGCCCGACGGGTCAGCGCCCCAACACTTCTCGTAAGGGGCCTGTTGTCCGACGTGGTCTCCCAAGCCACCGTCGACGAGTTCCAGCAACTGGTTCCCCACGCCGAGACCGTCGACGTATCCGGTACCGGACACATGATCGCCGGCGACGACAACGACGCCTTCAGCTCCGCCGTCACCGAGTTCCTCGGCCGAAGCATCCTCCAGCCCCCGCCGTGA
- a CDS encoding metal-dependent hydrolase: protein MSDDSSTRPTTRVVPKPRRVRFDMPAGTSRQHFVDGDLVMSHFVSTLSATFPEGEDFFIRSVREYRDHISDADLKEAVKGFIAQEATHRHQHQLLNDRLQAMGYPTEGIDRHIKKLVGRLEKRFSPTMRLAVTAALEHYTATFAEIILTSDEAQELIGYTEVRPILLWHALEECEHKAVAFDVYETVGGSERTRVWGMRIASLLLFSELVIQTTRSLAGDRAAYNPVRLLRSLRAFRHNPLFSSAAIERFRSYTRGGFHPDDWDSAEILERWTKELFDADGGQQVRSSV from the coding sequence ATGAGCGACGATTCGTCCACACGGCCCACCACGCGGGTCGTCCCGAAGCCCCGCCGTGTTCGATTCGACATGCCTGCCGGGACCAGTCGGCAGCACTTCGTCGATGGCGACTTGGTGATGAGCCACTTTGTGTCCACCTTGTCGGCCACGTTCCCCGAAGGGGAAGACTTCTTCATCCGGTCAGTCCGCGAGTACCGGGACCACATCAGCGACGCTGACCTCAAGGAGGCGGTCAAGGGATTCATTGCACAAGAGGCCACCCACCGACACCAGCATCAGCTGCTCAACGATCGGCTCCAAGCGATGGGCTATCCCACCGAGGGGATCGATCGGCATATCAAGAAGTTGGTTGGCCGACTTGAGAAGCGTTTTTCTCCCACGATGCGCCTGGCTGTGACGGCCGCCCTGGAGCACTATACGGCGACATTCGCCGAAATCATTCTCACCAGCGACGAAGCTCAAGAACTCATCGGCTACACCGAAGTGCGGCCTATTCTGCTCTGGCACGCACTGGAAGAATGCGAGCACAAGGCCGTCGCTTTCGATGTCTATGAGACGGTCGGTGGAAGCGAACGCACCAGGGTCTGGGGGATGCGGATCGCCAGCCTCCTCTTGTTCAGCGAGTTGGTCATCCAGACCACCCGCTCTCTGGCCGGTGACCGTGCCGCCTACAACCCGGTGCGGTTGCTGCGCAGCCTTCGAGCCTTCCGGCATAACCCGCTATTCAGCTCAGCAGCAATTGAGCGCTTTCGTTCCTACACCCGCGGCGGATTTCATCCCGACGACTGGGACAGCGCAGAAATCCTCGAACGCTGGACCAAGGAACTCTTCGACGCCGATGGTGGCCAACAAGTGCGTAGCAGCGTCTAG
- a CDS encoding TetR family transcriptional regulator — protein sequence MSAEERHRNRRTRLIEAATELIGTRGVAAATVTAVCAESGVTSRYFYQHFSGRDALLRAVYQQLYATFQEVIVDAIPDAGEPPEVLAYAPIRRLVSMIDNDPRLGRILFVESATEPLLRELRSELMAGFTDLVLREARLHLDIADSAVGVAHLASTLGVGGLFEVLRRRLDGELEFTTDELVQHCAGFLGSLGDYVLLQNSDQSATTEARPHR from the coding sequence ATGTCCGCCGAGGAGCGTCACCGGAACCGGCGCACCCGTCTCATCGAGGCCGCAACCGAGTTGATCGGCACGCGCGGTGTTGCCGCCGCCACTGTGACTGCCGTCTGCGCTGAATCAGGCGTCACGTCACGCTACTTCTACCAGCACTTCTCCGGCCGAGACGCCCTCCTGCGGGCTGTCTACCAGCAGCTCTATGCCACCTTCCAGGAGGTGATAGTCGACGCGATCCCCGATGCCGGCGAGCCACCGGAGGTGCTGGCGTACGCGCCGATCCGCAGGCTGGTCAGCATGATCGACAACGACCCTCGGCTGGGTCGGATCCTGTTCGTGGAATCTGCAACCGAGCCGCTGCTCCGAGAGCTACGCAGCGAACTGATGGCGGGTTTCACCGACCTCGTCTTGCGCGAAGCCAGACTCCACCTCGACATCGCCGACTCCGCCGTTGGGGTTGCCCATTTGGCTTCGACCTTGGGCGTGGGAGGGCTATTCGAAGTCTTGCGCCGCCGACTCGACGGAGAACTCGAGTTCACCACCGATGAACTCGTTCAGCACTGCGCAGGTTTCCTGGGCAGCCTCGGCGATTACGTGCTGCTGCAGAACTCGGACCAGTCGGCCACAACCGAAGCCCGACCCCACAGGTAG